A genomic region of Chloroflexota bacterium contains the following coding sequences:
- a CDS encoding single-stranded DNA-binding protein, producing the protein MAKDLNKVQLTGRLGADPEMRFTPQGTAVTTFRVASNRSWKTAEGEQREDTEWFSIVAWNKLAEICNQYLNKGTRVYIEGRSQTRSWVEEQSGQTRYKTEIVANDMIILDGRREGMAYNAEEPEEEWASPPEPAPVARPAAVRSAAPARSNGNGNGGSAAPAKAPARSAAPAATQTRPASRKPVVTDEDDLPF; encoded by the coding sequence ATGGCCAAGGATCTCAACAAAGTTCAATTGACTGGGCGTTTAGGTGCCGACCCCGAAATGCGTTTTACACCCCAAGGCACTGCTGTCACCACCTTTCGGGTGGCCTCAAACCGCTCGTGGAAAACTGCTGAAGGCGAACAACGCGAAGACACTGAATGGTTTTCAATCGTCGCTTGGAACAAACTCGCCGAAATTTGTAACCAATATTTAAATAAAGGCACTCGCGTTTATATCGAAGGCCGCTCCCAAACCCGATCATGGGTTGAGGAACAAAGCGGTCAAACTCGCTATAAAACCGAGATTGTGGCCAATGATATGATTATTCTCGATGGTCGGCGCGAGGGCATGGCCTATAACGCCGAGGAGCCAGAAGAAGAATGGGCCAGCCCACCTGAACCAGCTCCAGTTGCCCGACCTGCCGCTGTCCGATCTGCTGCCCCTGCTCGCAGCAACGGCAATGGCAATGGTGGTAGTGCTGCTCCCGCCAAAGCACCAGCTCGTAGCGCCGCGCCAGCCGCAACCCAAACGCGGCCAGCTTCACGCAAGCCAGTCGTAACCGACGAAGACGACTTGCCGTTCTAA
- a CDS encoding helix-turn-helix domain-containing protein, producing MATLYEIWRLALPPTTSLRAGEANTLAVRAVVLARPTQPALPDLAGSEVVLVSTTVLDSLRLSLARLIERLNGTSVLAVGLTGMVDERAVAAAETANITLFELPHNADLRMVQRESERLLSDPEAQYERRAAQLYSALTTNGLSEGRTTLLRMLELWTGHSVVFPADAGMPTTVPVLLDGHRVGFLGSIGSHPWDAGALEQGSAALSLLLDKERAIEATEDRLRGSVLESLLAGIPLDVPGQRRAAEQGILLDSAYALAALRPQDSLQIDRVMAAVRRACDRLRYPAFIADHDGIIVLAMPIDSLDNPEQRLREVHSALHEASWVLDGGFGIASENGAWSGAWAEAIGALRLGRELLGAGVLAGGAELGVYRLLLSVADSARARMFYDRTIGPLAAHDAKQDGDLLYTLQMFFAYLGNHSQAAAALHIHRNTLLYRLGRIENITSHHLDRAPDRLALQLGLALHRIYQSQKPDLKKA from the coding sequence GTGGCAACTCTATATGAAATTTGGCGCTTGGCCTTACCACCAACAACCAGCCTGCGAGCTGGTGAGGCCAACACCCTTGCAGTGCGGGCAGTTGTGCTGGCACGTCCAACCCAACCAGCGCTCCCCGATCTTGCTGGCTCCGAAGTTGTGCTCGTTAGTACAACCGTCTTGGATTCGTTGCGGCTTTCATTGGCTCGCTTGATTGAGCGCTTGAATGGGACTTCGGTGTTGGCGGTTGGCCTCACCGGAATGGTTGATGAACGAGCAGTTGCGGCGGCCGAAACCGCCAATATTACCTTGTTTGAATTGCCACATAACGCCGATTTGCGCATGGTGCAACGTGAAAGCGAGCGCTTGCTCTCTGATCCCGAGGCTCAATACGAGCGTCGTGCAGCTCAGCTCTACAGTGCTCTAACCACGAATGGCCTGAGTGAAGGACGCACAACGCTTTTACGCATGCTTGAACTCTGGACTGGTCATAGTGTGGTTTTCCCAGCTGATGCGGGCATGCCAACCACCGTACCAGTGCTGCTTGATGGCCATCGCGTGGGGTTTTTGGGCAGCATTGGCAGCCATCCGTGGGATGCAGGGGCGCTCGAGCAAGGCTCAGCCGCATTATCGTTGCTACTCGATAAAGAACGGGCAATCGAAGCCACCGAGGATCGTTTGCGCGGTAGCGTGCTTGAATCGTTGTTAGCAGGCATTCCCTTGGATGTGCCTGGCCAACGGCGGGCAGCCGAGCAAGGTATTTTGCTCGATTCAGCTTATGCCCTAGCTGCTTTACGCCCACAAGATTCCTTGCAGATCGATCGGGTGATGGCGGCAGTGCGCCGAGCCTGCGATCGCTTGCGCTATCCAGCGTTTATTGCTGATCACGATGGAATTATTGTGTTGGCCATGCCGATCGATAGCCTTGATAACCCTGAGCAGCGGTTGCGCGAAGTGCACAGCGCCCTGCATGAAGCCAGCTGGGTGCTTGATGGCGGCTTTGGCATTGCCTCGGAAAATGGTGCCTGGTCAGGAGCTTGGGCCGAGGCGATTGGTGCATTACGCTTAGGCCGCGAATTACTAGGGGCAGGCGTGTTAGCCGGTGGGGCTGAATTAGGCGTTTATCGGCTACTACTGAGTGTGGCAGACTCAGCTCGTGCTAGAATGTTTTATGATCGGACGATTGGCCCATTAGCTGCTCACGATGCCAAACAAGATGGCGACCTGTTGTACACCCTACAAATGTTCTTTGCTTATCTTGGCAACCATAGTCAGGCCGCAGCAGCGCTGCATATTCACCGTAATACCCTCCTCTATCGGCTTGGTCGAATTGAAAATATTACATCGCATCATCTCGACCGCGCACCCGATCGGCTGGCATTACAGTTGGGTTTA